One Fuerstiella marisgermanici DNA window includes the following coding sequences:
- a CDS encoding DUF58 domain-containing protein — MSSAEQYLKPEVIQNIARLDLRAKFIVEGFLSGLHASPFHGFSVEFSEHRRYNPGDDPKDIDWQVFARTDRIYVKKYQAETNITGYVLMDMSRSMAYTYRQDLTKFDYCVCLAAAISYMMIHQQDPVGLITFDDKLRQSLPARSRRSQLANILAVLQQSKPSGDTNISDNLKQVASMIRHRGLLMLMSDLLTDPDDVIDSLRMLRYSGHDIILFHVLDEAEVTFPFSGSVDLIEPESSDHQIVDAAGIRSDYISALNDLRERYRSECFALGIDYVPLDTSMPFDKALTEYLYQRQARF; from the coding sequence ATGTCCTCAGCCGAACAATATCTCAAACCCGAAGTCATCCAAAACATCGCTCGGCTTGACCTGCGCGCGAAGTTTATTGTGGAAGGATTTCTGTCCGGTCTGCATGCCAGCCCATTCCACGGCTTCAGCGTCGAATTCAGCGAGCACCGGCGCTACAACCCGGGCGACGATCCCAAAGACATCGACTGGCAGGTGTTCGCTCGCACTGATCGCATCTACGTCAAAAAGTACCAAGCCGAAACCAACATCACCGGCTACGTGCTGATGGACATGTCTCGCAGCATGGCGTACACGTATCGGCAAGACCTAACCAAGTTCGACTATTGCGTCTGTCTGGCGGCGGCCATCAGTTACATGATGATTCATCAGCAGGATCCGGTTGGGCTGATCACGTTCGACGACAAGCTCCGCCAATCGCTGCCTGCTCGCAGCCGACGTTCGCAACTGGCGAACATTCTTGCGGTGTTGCAGCAGAGCAAACCATCCGGCGACACAAATATTTCCGACAATCTGAAACAGGTTGCATCGATGATTCGTCATCGGGGGCTGCTGATGCTGATGTCGGACCTGCTGACCGACCCCGATGATGTGATCGACAGCCTGCGCATGCTGAGGTATTCCGGCCACGACATCATTTTGTTTCACGTGTTGGACGAAGCCGAAGTCACGTTTCCATTTTCGGGCAGTGTGGACCTGATCGAACCGGAATCCAGCGACCATCAAATCGTGGACGCGGCGGGGATTCGTTCGGATTACATTTCGGCATTAAACGATCTGCGAGAACGCTACCGCAGCGAGTGTTTCGCACTTGGTATCGATTATGTACCGCTGGATACCAGCATGCCGTTTGATAAAGCGCTGACGGAGTACCTGTATCAGCGGCAGGCGAGGTTCTAG
- a CDS encoding tetratricopeptide repeat protein, with protein MTRIFCTAALSCVLLLAGRSDSANAQVFNNSRQRASSNSSSRTVTGAISNGRSGAPSSSRVTVPGMVRNGRSAKPVYSNSRYGSFDRGRSQSGFGSREYSRYPGRIQYSDYGRGNHRGHGHHHGDYHRHQGGLHPYDAARSYAGLSLQYSVGPFRTAPWSTGWGAGIGYPTILAPPIVVPFGGSSLATYGVYDRTFGPTLDQRSFPDIAPPSPGQYLPPAPLPGGVLPNAIPPSQHDNAMSEVLPPDQQPLINEFPTERVVAAEVAAVDRIRSLRYQTTGDNSFVRGDYADAAAFYETAADTAPMRQAPWLRLTWANITQRQFKDAAINLKKALLLQDDPTKAWVTGRELYGKHFDLKSVEHDEELWRWLEERPNSTDRLLLTAAFQRLRGRSSVGKELQDAAIRLGVDQSLVDAMTRMSAAADDARQRERKPLPPANGIDPVEAAAESGSAKPEMFDDGIRLRGRDEIQPEAEPDFGVGLPEPLEENEPVPFDLTIP; from the coding sequence ATGACACGTATATTCTGCACGGCAGCACTGTCATGCGTGTTGCTGCTGGCGGGTCGAAGTGATTCGGCGAACGCTCAGGTTTTCAACAACTCGCGCCAGCGAGCGTCCTCCAACAGCAGTTCAAGGACGGTGACAGGGGCGATTTCCAACGGCCGCAGCGGTGCTCCGTCGAGCAGCCGAGTGACCGTGCCAGGAATGGTGCGGAACGGTCGCAGTGCGAAGCCCGTGTATTCCAACAGTCGCTACGGATCGTTCGATCGCGGTCGCTCACAGTCTGGATTCGGCAGCCGGGAATATTCTCGGTATCCGGGCCGGATTCAATATTCCGACTACGGTCGTGGGAACCACCGCGGCCACGGCCATCATCATGGCGACTACCACCGACATCAGGGAGGCCTGCATCCGTATGATGCCGCTCGCAGTTATGCGGGACTGTCACTTCAGTATTCGGTGGGACCATTCCGGACCGCACCATGGTCGACGGGATGGGGCGCCGGCATCGGCTATCCAACCATTTTAGCCCCGCCCATCGTTGTGCCGTTTGGCGGGTCATCGCTGGCGACATACGGCGTGTATGATCGAACGTTTGGCCCCACGCTGGATCAACGAAGCTTCCCGGATATCGCGCCGCCATCGCCGGGCCAGTATCTGCCGCCCGCACCATTGCCGGGTGGTGTTTTGCCGAACGCGATTCCGCCAAGCCAACATGACAACGCAATGTCAGAAGTCCTTCCTCCCGACCAACAGCCACTGATCAATGAATTTCCGACAGAGCGAGTCGTTGCTGCAGAGGTTGCAGCGGTCGATCGGATTCGCAGTCTGCGATACCAAACAACCGGCGACAATTCGTTTGTGCGGGGTGACTATGCCGACGCAGCAGCGTTCTACGAAACAGCCGCCGACACGGCACCGATGAGGCAGGCACCGTGGCTACGGCTGACGTGGGCGAACATCACACAGCGCCAATTTAAGGATGCCGCAATCAATCTGAAGAAGGCTTTATTGCTGCAGGATGACCCAACGAAAGCATGGGTGACCGGTCGCGAATTGTATGGAAAACACTTCGACCTGAAGTCCGTCGAGCATGATGAAGAACTATGGCGCTGGTTGGAAGAACGTCCCAATTCCACAGACCGGCTGCTCCTGACGGCCGCGTTTCAAAGGTTACGGGGCCGTAGCAGCGTCGGCAAAGAGTTACAGGACGCCGCAATTCGTCTGGGTGTGGACCAATCTCTTGTCGATGCCATGACGCGAATGTCTGCTGCCGCCGATGACGCTCGCCAGCGCGAACGAAAACCATTGCCGCCCGCCAACGGCATCGATCCGGTCGAGGCCGCTGCTGAATCGGGTTCGGCCAAGCCAGAAATGTTCGACGACGGCATACGTCTGCGTGGTCGAGACGAAATTCAACCGGAAGCCGAACCGGACTTCGGAGTTGGATTACCGGAACCGCTGGAAGAAAATGAACCGGTTCCGTTCGATCTGACGATCCCGTAG
- a CDS encoding LpxI family protein: protein MKPTCLGLLAGGGRFPVEFAHAAHAAGHTVYGLGVAGMASEELETVCDRFRYTQLARINKAIRLFRRAGVERIVMAGKIETTILFHPFRWLRLMPDWRTIRMWFRYMKKNDKDDTILRAVIREFERDGFQFDAALEYAPELFVKHGFLTSRKPTAAQWRDIQLGWEMAREMGRLDVGQSVVVNDTSVIAVEAIEGTDSCIRRAGELCRRGGFTVVKVAKPQQDMRFDVPSVGVETVKTMHESGGRVLAIEAGATIIIDPDEVTRVADRFGIAIVAVNAEELALHVAA, encoded by the coding sequence GCCGGTCACACCGTGTATGGCCTCGGCGTTGCTGGAATGGCATCGGAGGAACTCGAAACGGTGTGTGACCGGTTTCGGTACACTCAACTGGCCAGAATTAATAAAGCCATTCGACTGTTTCGCCGCGCGGGCGTCGAACGGATTGTGATGGCGGGTAAGATCGAAACAACGATTCTGTTTCATCCCTTTCGCTGGTTGCGGCTGATGCCGGACTGGCGAACGATTCGGATGTGGTTCCGATACATGAAGAAGAATGACAAGGACGACACGATTTTGCGGGCCGTGATTCGCGAATTCGAACGCGACGGTTTTCAGTTCGATGCTGCACTTGAATACGCCCCGGAGTTATTTGTGAAGCACGGATTCCTGACGTCTCGAAAACCCACGGCCGCTCAATGGCGAGACATCCAGTTAGGCTGGGAAATGGCTCGCGAAATGGGACGGCTGGACGTGGGCCAGTCGGTGGTCGTCAACGACACCTCTGTGATTGCCGTCGAAGCCATCGAAGGCACCGACAGCTGCATTCGTCGCGCGGGCGAACTGTGCCGCCGCGGCGGATTCACGGTTGTAAAGGTCGCAAAGCCGCAGCAGGACATGCGTTTTGACGTACCTTCCGTGGGCGTCGAAACCGTCAAGACGATGCACGAATCCGGCGGGCGAGTTCTCGCGATTGAAGCTGGCGCAACAATCATTATCGATCCGGACGAAGTCACTCGCGTGGCCGACCGATTTGGTATCGCAATCGTGGCGGTGAATGCGGAAGAACTGGCCCTGCACGTCGCGGCGTGA